The Verrucomicrobiota bacterium genome includes the window GGAGCTTCCAGGCTCTACCGGACGACTGCTACCCACCGATCTGGGGTGAGCGCGGCCCTTCACGGCGCGCCCGGAGCGTGGTATATTCCGGCTGTGTGCAGCGGTCTTCCCGACAAACCTCATTCAGGGAGCATTCCCGGAGCGGGCAACGATGTTCACGGGGCTTATTGAGGCGACAGGGACGTTTGCCCGGCTGGCGCAGGGCTTGGGCGGGATGGCGCGGCTGGCGCTTCGCGTGCCCGACGGCTTCGGACCGGTCGGCCTGGGCGACAGCGTGGCCGTCAACGGCGTATGTCTCACGGCGGTCCAGGTCGATGCACACGCACTCGAAATGGACGTGCTCGATGAGACGCTCGGGCGGACCAACCTCGGCGAGCTCCGGCCCGGCGAGCGCGTCAACCTCGAGCGCGCGCTCACGCCGTCGAGCCCGATCGGCGGCCACTACGTCACCGGCCACGTCGACGATCCCGGCACCGTGCTGCGCCGCACGCGGTCCCGCCAAGGGAGGGACTGGGTGTTCGAGATCGGCGTCGACGCCAAGTACATGCCGTTCATCGCGCCGAAAGGCTCGATCGCCGTCGACGGCATCAGCCTGACCGTCGTCGAGGCACGCGAGGCTTCTTTCTCAGTCCACATCATCCCGCACACGTTTACCGCCACGACGCTGGGCGACCGGGCCGAGGGCAGCCGCGTCAACATCGAGATCGACATCATGGCGCGCTACATCGCCAACTCCATCCAGCGGATGGGGAACGCCGCCGGCGGCACGGCTCTCACGAAGGAGTTCCTCGCCGAACACGGGTTCGCCTGATGGACCACACGACGGTCATGATCATCGGCCTGTGCAGCGTCGGTCTCGCCGCGTGGGTGATGCTCTGTTGGTCGGCCGAGCGGTTCTTCCGGGTGTTTGTCGCCGTATCGGTCGTGCTGCACGCCGGGCTGTTCTTCATCCCCTTCGCCACGGGCAAGATCGGACCGCAGGACGTGACCGGCGAGCGCCTGCTGCCGCTGACGGTCGTCCAAGGCGTCGGCGAGCCGGCTATCGAGGTCGCCATCGGCGAGGTGCCCGACGAGGAAACGATCGAGGGCGTGCCGGGCCCCGACGAGGATCCGATCGTCGAGACGGCGGCCGCCGACGCCGTCGTCCCGCAACCGGAGAAGCCGGATCCGGCGGGCATCGTGGATGCCGGCCTGCCCAAAATCGAGGCCGCCGTCCTGATCTCCTTCGACGAGCACCCCGGCGCCGCCAGCTACCGGCGCGAGCTCCAACGCACGATCCAGCGCTACTTCGAGGTGCCGCCCGAGCTCGAGGCCGAGGGCTACGAGGGGCGCGTCAAGGTCTGGATCACGCTCGGCCGCGACGGCACGGTGCGTGCCGTCGAGCTCGATCCGACGATGCGCAGCGAGAACCCGCAGATCAACCAGCTCACCCTCGACAACCTGTGGAAGATCTCGAACAAGATCCCGCCGTTGCCCGGCAACGTCAAAGACGATATCGTGCCGTTCAATGTGATTCTCGACTACCGCATCTTCCGGAACCGTTAGCCGATGGCCAGGGCGGCCCGATCGTCGCGCGCTGCGCGCTTCGTCTACTTCATCC containing:
- a CDS encoding TonB C-terminal domain-containing protein yields the protein MDHTTVMIIGLCSVGLAAWVMLCWSAERFFRVFVAVSVVLHAGLFFIPFATGKIGPQDVTGERLLPLTVVQGVGEPAIEVAIGEVPDEETIEGVPGPDEDPIVETAAADAVVPQPEKPDPAGIVDAGLPKIEAAVLISFDEHPGAASYRRELQRTIQRYFEVPPELEAEGYEGRVKVWITLGRDGTVRAVELDPTMRSENPQINQLTLDNLWKISNKIPPLPGNVKDDIVPFNVILDYRIFRNR
- a CDS encoding riboflavin synthase; its protein translation is MFTGLIEATGTFARLAQGLGGMARLALRVPDGFGPVGLGDSVAVNGVCLTAVQVDAHALEMDVLDETLGRTNLGELRPGERVNLERALTPSSPIGGHYVTGHVDDPGTVLRRTRSRQGRDWVFEIGVDAKYMPFIAPKGSIAVDGISLTVVEAREASFSVHIIPHTFTATTLGDRAEGSRVNIEIDIMARYIANSIQRMGNAAGGTALTKEFLAEHGFA